One genomic segment of Tursiops truncatus isolate mTurTru1 chromosome 11, mTurTru1.mat.Y, whole genome shotgun sequence includes these proteins:
- the SYCE3 gene encoding synaptonemal complex central element protein 3 — protein MADSDPGERNYENMLKMLSDLNKDLEKLLEEMEKISVQATWMAYDMVVMRTNPTLAESMRRLEDAFLNCKEEVEKNWQELLDETKRAQEARPPHTARAALAE, from the exons ATGGCTGATTCTGACCCTGGTGAAAGAAACTATGAAAACATGCTGAAAATGCTGTCAGACCTGAATAAAGACTTGGAAAAGCTAttggaagagatggaaaaaatctCAG TGCAGGCCACGTGGATGGCCTACGACATGGTGGTGATGCGCACCAACCCCACACTGGCGGAGTCCATGCGGCGGCTGGAGGACGCCTTCCTCAACTGcaaggaggaggtggagaagaaCTGGCAGGAGCTGCTCGACGAGACCAAGCGAGCGCAGGAGGCCCGCCCGCCCCACACGGCCCGAGCAGCCTTGGCAGAGTAG